TAAGCAGGTAAACGAGCATTAtgcctgagttctgtgagctatcCTAGCACATGACTGAACCCATGGAGTGGGTCGTGGAAACCCTGATTTCTAACCAGTCGGTCAGAAGCACAAGTGACAATCTGGACTAGAAATGGGTGTCGGAAGTGGGGTGGGGAcatcttgtgggactgagctcttaACCCGTAGGACGTGATGCCACCTTCAGgcagacagtgtcagaattgagttgaactgtaggacacccagctggtgtcggAGAATTGCCTGATGTGTGGGAAACCCACACACGTGGGGTCAGAAGTACTGAGTGTGTGAGTGAAGAAGGGACACAGCAGTGTTTTTCCTAGACACCTGGCATAGGGCTTTGGGCGCCCTCAAGATGGATGGCCCGTTCCAACCTGCTCTCCTGCCAACCAATGCCTGGGACTAATtctgagctttcttttttcttttctttaacgtttatttattcttgagagaaagacagagagagagtttgtgagtaggggaggggcaaagagagagggagagagagaatcacaagcaggctccactctgtcagcacagagcccgacacggggctcaaccacacgaatcatgagatcctgacctgagccgaaatcaagagtatgacgcgtcaccgactgagccacctgggtgccccgaaTTCTGAGGTTTCTGAAGTTGAAAAGATGGCTGCTTTCACAGAATGGAAAGGAGGAGTCTCCAGAGATTCTTTGGTGCGTCTGCCTCTGTCCAGATTCCCTGCTACAGGTGTTCTCGCAGAGGCACAGGCATTCATTACACCCTAAAGATGCTGCCTTTTCCTAGCTCTGCTCAGTCCTCTGAATGACAATAGTTATCCCCCAAGACCTCTCCACCCCAACACCTGTTGGCACACCTTTCCCTGCAGGCAAAGCACCACGGCCACCACGCCTGGTCCTGTGTCCacggcagacatcactaatcgaTCACGGAGCTCATTTCTTCTGAGCCTCAGAACGCTTGCCGTTAAACAAACAATACTCCTGAAGCCACAAGAGTGGAAACCTATGAAAGCCACCCTTCCCTGGGAGAAGCAGGACGTGTCAACATACTTTTGTCCTTTCTCAGGTGAGATTTAGATGAAAACTGCATCAAGGGCAGTTTTGAACAATGAAACTTAGGCAGTGCCCTTGGAGAGCAAAGGACGGTGGTGACAACGAGAAGCCAGGCTCAGACTCAGGGAATTGTaagaggtgggtgatgggctcTGTTTATTTTAAACGCTGGCATCCGCTCCGCCCAGGCCTATTCTTTCCTCCTCCAGAAGGTGCCCCGAATCCCCTGCATGATGGGCGTTAATGGGGCTACCTCGTGGCCACAGCCAATGCCTACCTTGGACTTGACAGCCAGGATGATCTTGGGCAAGGCCACGACCAGGCACTTGAGGGCGATGGTGACGTACTTCAGCACGAAGTCTGCGATGCCCACAATCCACAGCAGGTCGAAGAAGTCCAGTGTCTCCAGGTTGGGCTTCAGGAATATGAGGctggtgggggttggagggagagaGTCAGGATGCTCACTTAGGATCCCGGGCCCTTGGAAGCTCTTTCTACTCACTCTGGGAGCTTTGTGAATATAACCTGTAGAAAGAGCACTGAACGGGGAGTCAGATATCTGTGTCCTGTTTCTGAATTTGCTACTaagttgctgtgtgacctcaggtaggtatcttaacctctctgagcctcagttcccctgAAGGCTATGCAATAAGTTTGGCCAGGAGCCTCATTAGTTAGGGTTTCCTCCAGTTTTATGAGTCCACAACAGGCTTCATAAGAGGAAGCAAAGGGGAGGCAGGCAGGTAGGCTGGCCAGCACGACATACGGAGGAGAGAAACTGATGtgcagacactgtgctaagctaCTTACTCGCTGTACCCCACTGTCCTCCACAGTGGGCACTGCTTATTCCCAATTTATAAATGAGGCACAGAAGGTTGGAGAGGTGAAGTAAGTTGCATGAAAAACATACGGGCATTAATATCATACCCGAGTTTGAATCCGGTTTTCTCTATTTATTGGACCCTGGGCAAATAATGTCATCTCTGTAAGCCTCAGTGTTTTCACGTGCAACATGGGACTCATTCCCTTCTTCATAGTGTCATTGGTGGGATTCAGGAGAACAGACGTACGACAGACCCGGCCGAGCAGCAGTGATAATAACAGCAACCCACGAGGTAGGTACTATTTAATCTGCCCCATTTTgcacatgaggaaacagaggcacagaaagataaaGTAACGTGCACAAGGTCCTACAGATACTAAGGGACAGAGGTAGATTCAGACCCAGGTATCCCGGCTATAGTTCGTGCTTTTCCATCTGTATCCACAGCAGCGCGACTCAGAGTATGTAAACCCGTTCTACCCATTTGGGACCAGGTAAGTTAACTCTACACTCAGTTCCTGTACTTCCCTTGTTAAACACGGACATCGAGCCATTCTCAAACTGCCACCGGTCCATGGACCACACTCTGAGTAGCACTGCTTTCTACCCCCAGAGGATGATGaagttatttataataacaacGTAAGAGCTAAAATATCTTGGCTGCTTACATCATCATGCTGGCCTCTTCCATACACTTTACATGTCTtaactcatttcattttcctaCCTCTAGGAGGCAGGCACTGTGATTATTCCAATCTGAACTGGGGAAGGGGGAGCCCTAAGAGGTACAGTCGCCTGCGCACAGCTCTTGGCTAGAATGGGAGCCAGAACAGGAACCAGCAGCCACAGTGCTTGTCCACTCACTTTTCCTCCTGCTGGATTACAGGGTCTGAGCAAAGGCTACACCAAGTCCTCTCTGTCCACTATAAAGAAAGGACCGGTGCACACAGCCCAGCACGGATGCTTTCTGAATGCTTCTGACATACTCTGCTGGGCTGGCAGGAAGTGATGCAAACTGGGATTGCTTATTATAGCCTCCTAGGAATGaactggtcttttcttttttttttttttaactttacttattggaggagggggggagggaggggcagagagagagagagagagagagagagagagagaatcccaagcaggctctgcgctgtcagtgcagagcctgaagcagggctcgatcccatgaaccatgagatcatgacctgagccgaaatcaagagtcagatgtttaacagactgagccacccagctgccccaaactGGTctggtttttacttttatttaaaaaaaatcaatttctatttATAATAAAGAGTCTCAAAGAGCTAGAGTAGGGCAAAATCAATAAAgacaatcaggggcgcctgggtggctcagtcgttaagtgtctgacttcggctcaggtcgtgatctcgaggtccatgaatctgagccctgcgttgggctctgtgctgacagcttggagcctgctttggattctgtgtcttcccctctctctctctgccccccacccccactcacatgttgtctctctcccaaaataaataaacgttaaaaaataaataaacaaatgaaaataatctattttggCAACCTTACCTGATACCCTCTGTGTCCTTTCACGTTCTAGCCTTGCCTCTAGAGGACGCCTCGCGTCCAGGTTTGAGTGGCCCTCTGTGTTACAATCCAGGGAGAGTCCGGCAGCCCCAGGTGCCCTTTGCCTCTGCTCCTGTCCCTCCTGGGATCTTGGGCTGGTTAACTGACTTCTACACTCTGCTTCTCTGTTACGCTTCTTTGATGGCAATACATTAAGATCTGCCTTCCACTCATCTCAGAGACACCAGCTGGTCTCAGATTCATCTGTCTGGGTTTTAGTTCACCATTTAGGGGATTTTTCCTGTTTTGGCTTTTGAAGGAGGGGCGGGACCGAAGTGTTTTTGTAGAATTGATCACTAAATCCACTTATTTCTAACTACCCTATAAACTTTCATGGACTGATGTATTTTATTATCAGTTTCACTCCTCGTTAGGCACCACCACCAACAGgtacatttattataaaaggtaatttattataaaagaatactatcAATCAGGATAGGATTATGATATATCAATGTTTCCGTTTACCCAGTACTTTTCATGCACTATAGCATTGGGCCTTCCTAACAATTAGCCTGTCAGGTGGATAAAGCAAGAATAACCTGGTCCTGGTTCTACCAATGAGGAAACAGGGCGAAGCCTAAGGAGGTTCCATTATTTGCCAAAGGTGGTGAAGTGGAAGGACGCTGGTCATCAGACTGCAAATCCTAGGGAGATTCAGTCTTGCTGGTAAGGGCCGCCTACCAGGACTAAGACTCATTAGGAAAAACTTCATtacgcctcagtttcctcacccgtGAAATGGGGCCATCAATACCCTGCTGGGTCACTGAGAGGGTAAAATAAGGTGATGCCTATGGGTATCAAACACATAGACCATTGACATCATTACGGAAGGGGTTCAGCTTTGTTGCTTTTCTCCtaagcttctctctccctctctctttctgtgctgcCAGTTTGACTCAGCTCTGGTTTGATGGGAGCACGGAGGTCTGAGCCTGCAAATGTGATCATGCCCAGAGAATGGCATGAGCTGGAAATTCATCCAAGATTCTGGGAaactccacctcctccaccctccacccatCAGGACCTTGATATTCTGGGCCAGACAATAACGCATTGTGTGTGATGAGTGTTGATGCCTTAAAACTAACTCTCCAAATAGCTTTTATGGGGTGTCCACAGAAAGTGGGGAAACTTCCCGTTCCTCAAagtccatttttaaaacagatgtACATGATTTGAAAGCTTGGCTGGAGTTTCAACCCAGTCCTACAGGTCTTTACTGGCTgaccttcccccacctccccactgtgTGGTTACTAGAAAACGTAAAATCACACACATGGCTTGCGGTGTATTTCTACTAGAGAGCTCTGCTCTGGCATGCGTGTATACAAGAGGGTAGAATTTAAAGGTTATGTGACACAGAGCCGCTGCACTGTTCCCAAGTGAAGGAGTTGTGTGTCCCAAGCAAAGTGCCCCCCACTTTCCCACTAGGGGTCAgaacccctcccctgctcacctgttGTACAGCTGTTGGGAACTGAATGTATAGAGCACGTATAGGGTGTTTCCTGCCAGAAAGGCCAAGATCCACAAGATGACCAGCACCGATCTCTTCTCctggagagaaaacaagagatTTGTAGGGATGCTGCAATGCCAAAGGTGCACATGGCAAAacattccagaatgttctctGACAAGTGCCAATTTCCCCCTTTCTCAAAGGTTTGGAAGAAGCAGGGCTGATGGTGAAGGGAAGGCTGCTGGAATCTTCCCATCCCACTGGAACCCAAGGGGTGGTCACAGAGAAGGTGACAGAAATGTGGAAacatggggtgcccgggtggctcagtcggttaagcatctgactcttgattttggtttaagtcatgatctcatggtcgtgagactgagccctgcctcgggctctgtgctgggcatagagcctgcttaagattctctgtctctatatgattctctctctatatatatctcccCCCAGTCCCCCCCGCCCACACAAAATGTAGAAACCTGGTATGTGAAAAGGCAGGAAGGCACTACAGTTAGCAGAAGATTCTGGAGATGGAcggcctgggttcaaacccttcGTCTGTAATCGGAGGGCTGGGCAAGTTACCGAAACTCTCTGCATTTCCctctcctcatctggaaaatgggtatATACTGTGTCTCCACAACGGAGTTGTGAGAATTGACGTGCACGAAATGCTCAGAACAGTGCTGTATGCAGTAAATGTTAGTTCACATTTAGTGTaaagaactgaggcacagagaaggtaaaGAGCTCTTGCTCAAGGGCACTTGTTTGAGGTCTCTGTGCCCTCATTTGAGGATGGGAGTTTTGCTAAGGATTAAGTAAAGTTTTAAAGGTAAACATTCAGTCTACCATGGATTCATGTTTCGGGCTCAGTGAATGGTAGGACTATTATTCAGActttacaacccagcaatagatTCAGATCTACAGGTTGGCAAGTTCCGCTCCCACTTTTTCTAGGACTTCTGGGCTACTATCCTGGCCTGGCCATTCAATACAGGGTCATAGTTATAGGGTTAGATTCAAGTTTGTACACGAGGCCATCAAAGACTCTGCCCAAGTCATCCCCGCTTCTCTCTccaacctcatttctttttttagaaaaaaaaatttttttttaatgctaattcatttttgagagagagagcattagcggaggaggggcagagagagagggacgcacagaatccaaagcaggcttcaggctccaaactgtcagcccagagtctgatgcggggctcgaactcatgaactatgacatCATATGAACtatgaagtcggacgtttaactgactgagccacccaggcgcccctcttttttattttttttattttttttattttgggggggagagagagagagagagagagtgagcgagcgggagtgggggagggcagagagagagggagacacagaatccgaagcaggctccaggctctgagctgtcggcatagagcccaacatggggctcgaactcaggatccatgagatcatgacctgagccaaagtcagatgctcaaccaactgagccacgcaggtgcccctctccagctGCATTTCTGATGAGTCCCCAGGAAGACGAGAAGGAAAACCTACTTGGTTTCCTATTTCCCAGCAGCTTCTCCAGCTGAGAGTGATCCCAAGGAATTTGTGGAGAAGGCACAGAGTAGGGTGCATGCATTCTGGGGAGACATGCACACAGACCTCTGTGCTGCTGACTCTCAAAAGCTCATCTTTTCCTGGATCAGGGTGGCTGCGTTGCTGGAATCAGATGAGGTCATAACTCTCTCAGTGTAACCTTCCCTGCGGTTTTGGTAAATGCTCCACTGTCTCCAGACACAGATCAGTGCTCCGTGCACGGTTACAAAGCACATTTCCATAGAGTAGACAAAATAAATGCATCTGCATCCACCCATTATTCCAGGCGTGGTCAAGGTTAATGACCCTAGAAACCACCTCCAACCAACCCACGGCTCTTATCAATGTGAATAATCTACTCAGCAGCCCTTCTTACTCCAATAAATAATGGATTCCAGCCTAATCCTCCTGTAAATCCAAACCAAAGGAGGAATACAAAGAGAGAATTAGCAATGCCCTGGGAAGCCAAAGTCTGAAGGACAAAGGGGAGAGTTCTCTAGCAGTAAGTTGATATTTCTAAACTTACTGAGGGTCATGCAGAATCTGTTTTGCAGAAAATATGTACAGATGGGCAAAACATCACCTGTGTCTTCATAGGGCTCAAGGATCCCTGCCTGGAATGCCTATCGATGGATACAGGCACTCTTTTGCCCCCTAAAATGTAAGCCAAGGCACCACTTGGATGTTACTGCATTAACAGAGACAGCCACTCCTAAAAGTGCCCCACTGTGGCGTTGATCAACCTGCTGTTCTAACAGCAGCAGAAAGGGGTGTGCATGAGGAAGAGGAGACCAAGGGTGATGAGGAAGCTATGGCCCCATGCCCAACCCTGGGCCTCAACATGCTCATGTGTCAAATGGAGACCGAGCTGCCCTCATAGAGGTCCAGATGCTTCTGAGAAAGACCCAGAGAAGGGTCAGGGAGGATGGTGGCTGTTCTGGGATCACCTGCACCGCAGAAGGGGCATGCTGGTTACAAGCAGCTCAGTTAAACGTTGCCTCTACGGAAGGCCCTGTGCTAAATGCCTAGGCACTATCTCATTTGAATGGTTCATCTTCTAGGGCGGCACCTGGGATTGAGATCACCAAGGTAACCTATCCAAGGGCCTGTGTGCAGGTGGCTGGAGAAGCTGGGATATCAGCCTGGGGTGAGCACAGCCTGTGGGCCCAAGGCCCCGGTTCAGCCTGACGCCACCACTTTCACGGACCGTGTGACCTCGTACGCCAGGCACGTAGTGTCCCTGAGCCATCGTTTCCTCACTGGGAAAATGAGGTAAGAAcgattctgcctccctcctgggctGCCAGGACAAATCTGCAAGATGAGCTGTGCCGTCTGCCCAGCTCTGCGCTGGGCGTGGTTAGCGCCAAGCGGATATTAGATGGCAATTCTGGATGATGCTGGTGTGAAGCTGGAACGCCGGCGGGACGGCCTTAACCGTGACAGAAGCCAGGCAGATGAGGGTGCCGTGGGCAGGCGTGGGGGTGAGACGCTGCTGTCGGAAAGGTTGGGAGAAAGACGGCAGGCGATGTGTCCGGGGGGGACAGGCGGAAGAACAGCCTTTCACGGGCCTCCCGTAGGTGTCCCCGTCCTCGTCCCTGTAACCTGTGGATATGTCCGCTTACATGGCAAAGGGCATTTAGGTTGGTAACCAGCTAGCCCCGAGACGGGGAGAGACTCCAGGACTGTCCAGCTGGGGCTgatgtaatcacaagagtccCTAAGAGTGGAAGAGGAGACGGAGAAGGGACTAGGGGCAGGTGGGCACAGAGGTGGAACATTGGTTGCTGGctcaaaggaggaagaaaggggcctTGAGCCACCCCTAGCACctgggaaaggcaaggcaaggggATCACCTCTGAACCCTCTGGAAAGAACAGTTGTGTTGACACGTGACCCTCACCTGGAGAGACCCACTTCAGACTTGCGATCCACAGAACTATAAGGGGGTAAATCTGTATCGTTTTAAGCCGCTGGGTTTGTAGTCACGCGTTACAGCGACCTCGGAGACTAACTCGCCAGGTGACTCACCTTCAGAGAGACCTGTTCTCGCAGCGTGGAGTTGGCATAGGCAAAGGTGCTGGCCATCCCGATGCACACGGCAATGCCTGCgggacagaggagggtctgaCACCACCCACTTAGACGCATCGGGCCTGGCCCTAGCTTACTGGGGACCGTGAGCAACATTAAAAGGTCACTACCCTCTATTGCTTCACACCCACCAAGCAGCGAATTTTCTGCTGGACACATGCCAAGCTCCccagcacagaggaagaaacaggctcagagaaggtgaCTGACTTGTCCCAGGTTGACAGAGCTGGTCAaccaggactggaacccaggaCTCACTCAGAATCCCATAATCCTAAGCACCGTAAGCACCGTGCACCATGGAGACCTCTGCTGCCTTGCCCTGGCACTTGGGGTGAACCCCTCCTGCCCCCGACCCGGCAGGTGAAGCCCCCGGTTGACACACCCGGGACCCGCTGGACTCACCGAGCTTGTGCTGGAAGCACACTTTGGCCAGGAGGATCAGGATGAAGGGCAGGCCTTTCTGGAGCCAGCAGACCACGGCCTTCAGCTCGGACAGGGCAGGGGCGGGCGTCCCTGGCTGCTCGTCGCCCCCCTCGTCGGAGTGAGCGCGGTGGTCCCCACCCACGTGCTGCAGCAGCGAGCTCCCGCGGTGGCCGCCATGGTGGAAGTGATGGAGGGGCTGGCGGTGATGGTAGGTGCCCCCCTcgccccggcccccgccctcctccctggACGCTGGCATCTGGATGAAGATGTCCCCGCCTCCGGCCGATGCCCCCAGCACCAGGCTGGATGGGAATGGGGCGGTGGGGAGGCTGCTGGCAGGGAGGCCGGGGAGGCCGGAGAAGAGTGCAGGTGGGGAGGCCGCCTCTGCCTTCAGACTCTCAAAGACGCCGCCTTCATCCACGCTCGCCTCGGAGCTGAGCGCTTGGCTGCGACTTCTGggccaggagggaagagagagcccCACCAAGTCAGAGAGATAAGCACCCCAGTGGAGGATGGGTGGGGGGTACAAATAACAGTACCAATATTGTTATAGGCTGAATCGTGtcctgtgttgaagccctaacctccggGACCTCAGAAAGTGGCTGTATTTGAAGACATGGTCTTTGTAggggtgattaagttaaaatgatgtcattagggtgggtcctgATCCAATAGGACTAGagtctttatcattattttttttaatgtttatttatttttgaaggagagagagagagagacaaagcatgagcaggaaggggtagagagagagggagacacagaatccgaagcaggatccaggctctgagctgtcagcacagagcctgacgcggggctcgaactcatgagctgtgagatcatgacctgaccaaagttggacacccaaccgactgagccaaacaggcGCCCCATGACTACTGTCTTTACatgaggagattaggacacagacacacagggaagaccccgtgaggacaaagggaggaagaGGCCATCCACAAGCCAAAGACAGAGTTTCAGAAGAAACTGACCCTgtccacaccttgatcttggacttctagcttccagaactgtgagacaataaattgcaaattttttttaagtttatttatttatttatttattttcagacagagagagagagagagagagagagagagaggggagagagagaggagagagagagagaatgagaatgagaatgagagggataggggcagagagagagaggggaaacagagaatcccaagccccaacttggggcttgaactcacagacctgtgagatcatgacctgcgctgaaatcaagagtctgatgctcaaatgactgagccactcaggcacccaagtGAATCCCTaatgtttaagccacccagcatGTGGTACCTTGTCACAGAAGCCGTGTAAAACTAacacaaataataatagcaataggggcataacatttattgaaaatgtaCTGTGTGCCACTTTTCTAAGGGCTCCTCATTGATTATATCATTAAACCTTCCAACCAACCCCATGAATTAGGTACTAATAATACCCCCATCTGACAGAtcaagaaaccaaggcacagagaaagtTACATGTCCTGAGCCACATAGTTGgcaagagacagaacaagagagaTTCAACTAGCTAactccagagcctgctttgtcAACCTCTATACTTTACAGAAAAGCTAGCACAGAATCTATGATCCCAGAATCCAGATTCCAGAATCTATGAACCTCAGGAACTCAGAGACCCCTGGCTCTATAATCTTCAATGACTCCCAGTTTCCAAGAGGGCCCAGCCTCTTGGTCACTGGCTGGTATTTGGAGAGCAACACACAGTATTTGAAGTAAAGTAAAGAAGAATCAAGAGAGAAGCCCGCGTTCAAACTCCAGCTCCACCCTTcctaaagatcttttttttttttttttaacgtttgtttatttttgagaaagagagagtgagcgagggaggggcagagggagagggagacagaagatcctaagcaggctctgtgctgagagcagagagcccaacatggggctggaagtcacaaaccgtgagatcatgacctgagctgaagttggacgcttaaccgactgagccacccaggtgcccctcacccttCCTAGAGGTCTTACTAACCCTGCActgttttctcacctgaaaaatggCATAAACATCATCCATCCATACAACTCCTGTGGGATCAAATTTAGAACATCCTTTTCAAtgtacctagcacatagtaggtgctcaatacatggGGATGATTACCTCTAATCCCTAGGGAAAGACCCCCAGGGCCAACTGCCCTCTCTAGTTCCAAACAAAGCTTGCTGTATTGGAATCCAGCAAAGGATTCTGTGGTTTTTTCAAAGTCATcactggaggagcagagagcccaGAATAATTACCCCATAAGAATGGAGAGACCCCCAAACTGGGTATACTTTCCATGATCACAAGGACCTGGAGTTCTGGATGTCTTGTGTCTTGGGCTTGTCTTTTTTTCAAATGGGACCATTTGAAATTCAGTCTACACCACAGATATAAGTGGAGCTGATTTGCTACATGTGCATGTGTCGGGGGGAGGAGTGAAgagcctccttccccttccctcccttctctcaccCTGCAGTAGGGCCCCCAAGGCACCTCCCAGACCCCTATGGTACTTAAAATACACCATGACCTTCCTGAATGTGAGAGCTGAGTCTCATTCATTCTCTGGACCCCACAACCcagggcacacagtaggcacctAATCAATGTGTGCAAGCTATCATCCAGGCACATCACACTAGACTCTGTATAATCTACTGTCCACTCAAGAGACcaggatgctttttaaaaaacacatagatGATTATTTCCCACTAAAAGAGCTTCCCATTCTAAACTTCCTGCAGGCACAGATAAACACCCTCTTCGGACAGGGGCTAATGTCATTCCTCTTTTACGGataaagaaacagactcagagctTCCGAAAAATACAGGTGCCTGAGACCCTGTGTTAACCAACTGAATCAAAACCTTTGGAGGTGGGCCCTGACATCACTAGTCCCTGacagccctccaggtgattctaatggtCACTCAGCACTGGGAATAGCACTTTAGACAGGGCCCTGCTCTAAGAGGTCAAACGTCATGATTGTTTGTTCCTACTGTCTCTCTCCTGCCCAGCACAAATGCACCTGGCACACAGAGCACGCTCAAAAAATACTGTTTGAAGTAATGACCGAATGAACATactaaaggctctgagaaggcctgcaaatgcattaaaatttttgattttgttgaaaCTTCGTGTTTCCCAACCTTATTTGACCATCGAATTCTTTAAACTATTCACATCTTATAGGACACTTGTGAAACCCAGCAGGGGAAATGCTGACCTGGAGAAATCTCAGGGTTGGCGTCTCTGGCTCCACAAACTTGACCTGGGGTGAAAGTTATAAACCCACCCTACGGCCCATCCCTGCTGGCTCCAAAACCCAGGAGATGTATGGTCTTACTACCTGGGCTCGGGATAACATTAAAGtaat
This DNA window, taken from Neofelis nebulosa isolate mNeoNeb1 chromosome 11, mNeoNeb1.pri, whole genome shotgun sequence, encodes the following:
- the RNFT2 gene encoding RING finger and transmembrane domain-containing protein 2 isoform X1, whose amino-acid sequence is MWLLTVNQVLRKMQRRHSSNTDNGPPERSRSQALSSEASVDEGGVFESLKAEAASPPALFSGLPGLPASSLPTAPFPSSLVLGASAGGGDIFIQMPASREEGGGRGEGGTYHHRQPLHHFHHGGHRGSSLLQHVGGDHRAHSDEGGDEQPGTPAPALSELKAVVCWLQKGLPFILILLAKVCFQHKLGIAVCIGMASTFAYANSTLREQVSLKEKRSVLVILWILAFLAGNTLYVLYTFSSQQLYNSLIFLKPNLETLDFFDLLWIVGIADFVLKYVTIALKCLVVALPKIILAVKSKGKFYLVIEELSQLFRSLVPIQLWYKYIMGDDSSNSYFLGGVLIVLYSLCKSFDICGRVGGVRKALKLLCTSQNYGVRATGQQCTEAGDICAICQAEFREPLVLMCQHVFCEECLCLWLDRERTCPLCRSVAVDTLRCWKDGATAAHFQVY
- the RNFT2 gene encoding RING finger and transmembrane domain-containing protein 2 isoform X2; this encodes MWLLTVNQVLRKMQRRHSSNTDNGPPERSRSQALSSEASVDEGGVFESLKAEAASPPALFSGLPGLPASSLPTAPFPSSLVLGASAGGGDIFIQMPASREEGGGRGEGGTYHHRQPLHHFHHGGHRGSSLLQHVGGDHRAHSDEGGDEQPGTPAPALSELKAVVCWLQKGLPFILILLAKVCFQHKLGIAVCIGMASTFAYANSTLREQVSLKEKRSVLVILWILAFLAGNTLYVLYTFSSQQLYNSLIFLKPNLETLDFFDLLWIVGIADFVLKYVTIALKCLVVALPKIILAVKSKGKFYLVIEELSQLFRSLVPIQLWYKYIMGDDSSNSYFLGGVLIVLYSLCKSFDICGRVGGVRKALKLLCTSQNYGVRATGQQCTEAGDICAICQAEFREPLVLMCQ